AGATCATTCGGTGCGGCACCGATCTTCGCCGCGGTTCCCGCCGACGACGCGGTGAAGGCGCCAGGTGCCATCTGCTGCGCGAGTCCCTCCGCCATGACCGACTTGCCGCGGTTGCTCACGCAGACGAAGAGTACCGAGGGTCGCGGTGACGGCATGTCAGACCTGCCCCGTCACGCTCTCGGACCGCACCGGTCGCGCGAACCTCTTGCGCAAGGCCAGTGAGACATACACCAGTCCGACGAGCACGGGTACCTCGATGAGCGGTCCGATGACCCCGGCAAGCGCTTGACCTGACGTTGCGCCATAGGTGGCGATGGCGACCGCGATCGCGAGCTCGAAGTTGTTGCCGGCCGCGGTGAATGCGAGGGTGGTGGTGCGTGCGTAGCCCAACCCGAGCGCCGCGCCCGATGCGAACCCGCCGCCCCACATCACCGCGAAGTAGATGAGGAGGGGGATCGCGATGCGCACGACATCCCATGGCTGCGAGGTGATCTGATCTCCTTGCAGAGCGAACAGGATGACGATGGTGAATAGCAGCCCGTAAAGCGCCCACGGGCCGAGTCGGGGCAGGAACGTCGCCTCATACCACTCGCGCCCCTTCGCGCGTTCACCGAGACGTCGGGTCAGGTAGCCCGCGAGTAGCGGAATCCCGAGGAAGATCAGCACCGATTTGGCGATCTGCCACGGTGAGGCGTCGATCGTCGTCTGCTCGAGTCCGAGCCAACCGGGTAGCACGGAGAGGTAGAACCATCCGAGCACGGCGAACATGACGACCTGGAACACCGAGTTCAGGGCCACCAGTACCGCTGCGGCCTCGCGGTCGCCGCAGGCCAGGTCGTTCCAGATGATCACCATCGCGATACATCGGGCCAGGCCGACGATGATCAGGCCGGTACGGTACTCCGGCAGATCCGGGAGCAGCAGCCACGCCAGCGCGAACATCAATGCCGGTCCCACAACCCAATTCAGCACCAGCGACCCGATCAACAGGCGCCGATCACCGGTCACGGCATCGAGGCGGTCGTACCGTACCTTCGCCAGGACCGGGTACATCATGATCAACAACCCGATCGCGATGGGCAACGAGATGCCGTCGAGTTCGATCGAGGCGAGAGCGTCGCCGAGTCCCCGAACTCCGCGACCCAGCAACAGACCGGCGACCATCGCGGCACCTATCCAGACCGGCAGGAAGCGATCCAGCGTCGACAGGCGTGCGACGACAGCGGTGTCCGTCGAACTGCTCACCCCGGCACCTCGCACGACCGGGCCTCACCCGTGACGGTTGCCAGGTCACCGAGCACGGCGATGGCCGCGGTCAACGCCTCGGTGTCGACCCGGTAGTAGACCCACGTCGCCCGACGTTCGCTCGTCACCAGGCCCGCCTCGCGGAGCACCTTCAGGTGATGCGAGATGGTCGGCTGGGAGAGATCGAACGACCCCGAGATGTCGCAGACGCATGCCTCGCCGCCCGGATGTGCCGCCACCTCGCTCAACAGGCGCAGTCGGACGGGATCGCCCAGGGCCTTCAACACCGCCGACGTCGCCGACGCGTCGTCGGCGCTGAGTCCGCGGCCCACCCCGGAGACCAGGAGGTTCTGATTCGACATCTGTCTATATTGACAAGAATCGAATCAGAAGACAACCGCCCGGTCGGCCCCGCCGGTGATCGACTACGCGTGCATCGTGGTGGTGAAGGTCATCCGGTCTCCGCGGTACAGCGAACGCCGATGTTCGATGGGAATGTCGTTCTGGTCGTATGAGACCCGGTTGAGCAGAAACATCGAGGTTCGGGCGTCGACGTGCAGGAGCGAGGCCTCGCGTGCGTCGGGCAACGTCGTGTCGATGGTGTCGACGGTGCGGGCGAAGTCGATTCCGTAGTCGCGGATGGCCGCGTAGAGCGACGACGGGGTGTCGAAGTTCTCGACCAGCCCTGGGTAGCGCCGCTCGGGCAGGCGGGTGCGCTCGAGGCCCACTCGCACCCCGTCGACGGTGAGGACGCGCTCGAGTTGGATGATCGGATCCCCGGTCTCGATCTCGAGATGGTCGGCCAGCGTGTCATCGGCGTGGAAGTGGCTCCAGGCGATGAGGATTCGGCTGGCGTCCCGGCCGCTCTCCCGGGCGGCCTCGGTGTACGAGCCGATCGACAACTGGTGAACGATCTTCGGTCCGGCGACCACGGTGGCCCGGCCCCGTCTCTCGATGCGGCCCGCCAGCAACAATTCGCGCAGGGCTTGGCGCACTGTCTCGCGCGCGACCGCGAATGTGTCGGCGAGTTCGCGTTCGGCAGGGAACGGATCGCCTTCGCTCAGTTCGTCGAGCATCTTGTCCAACTGTGACCGCACGACTTGATGCTTGAGCATTCTCGGCTCGTCGGTGGTGGCCATGGCGAAATGATACCCGACCGTGGTCTAGACCAAATTGTCATCGCGCGTTCATGTGACGTTCGCGTAATCCGCACCGATTGGTCTATACCAAAGGACACTCTGTGGACCATGGAATCCACTACTGCGACCGAGGCGGACGTGCGGCGCCTCGGATCATTCAATGTTTCTGCCGTCGAACAGATCTCGCTGGCGGTGTTCGACATGGCCGGTACCACGGTGACCG
This sequence is a window from Gordonia insulae. Protein-coding genes within it:
- the arsB gene encoding ACR3 family arsenite efflux transporter, translating into MSSSTDTAVVARLSTLDRFLPVWIGAAMVAGLLLGRGVRGLGDALASIELDGISLPIAIGLLIMMYPVLAKVRYDRLDAVTGDRRLLIGSLVLNWVVGPALMFALAWLLLPDLPEYRTGLIIVGLARCIAMVIIWNDLACGDREAAAVLVALNSVFQVVMFAVLGWFYLSVLPGWLGLEQTTIDASPWQIAKSVLIFLGIPLLAGYLTRRLGERAKGREWYEATFLPRLGPWALYGLLFTIVILFALQGDQITSQPWDVVRIAIPLLIYFAVMWGGGFASGAALGLGYARTTTLAFTAAGNNFELAIAVAIATYGATSGQALAGVIGPLIEVPVLVGLVYVSLALRKRFARPVRSESVTGQV
- a CDS encoding ArsR/SmtB family transcription factor; protein product: MSNQNLLVSGVGRGLSADDASATSAVLKALGDPVRLRLLSEVAAHPGGEACVCDISGSFDLSQPTISHHLKVLREAGLVTSERRATWVYYRVDTEALTAAIAVLGDLATVTGEARSCEVPG
- a CDS encoding GntR family transcriptional regulator, encoding MATTDEPRMLKHQVVRSQLDKMLDELSEGDPFPAERELADTFAVARETVRQALRELLLAGRIERRGRATVVAGPKIVHQLSIGSYTEAARESGRDASRILIAWSHFHADDTLADHLEIETGDPIIQLERVLTVDGVRVGLERTRLPERRYPGLVENFDTPSSLYAAIRDYGIDFARTVDTIDTTLPDAREASLLHVDARTSMFLLNRVSYDQNDIPIEHRRSLYRGDRMTFTTTMHA